A section of the Telopea speciosissima isolate NSW1024214 ecotype Mountain lineage chromosome 3, Tspe_v1, whole genome shotgun sequence genome encodes:
- the LOC122656349 gene encoding protein NRT1/ PTR FAMILY 5.2-like isoform X2, whose protein sequence is MGSHDLQPNTNSFLSITNMSTRVAGDGLGDGREDYTQDGTVDLKGHPILRSKGGKWKACSFIVGYEVFERMAYYGIASNLVLYLTKKLHEGTVSSSNNVTNWVGTVWMTPIIGAYIADAHLGRYWTFVISSGIYLVGMCLLTLAVSLPALRQVGIFYCALYLIAVGAGGTKPNISTMGADQFDYFEPKEKVQKLSFFNWWMFSIFFGTLLANTFLVYLQDNVGWSIGYAIPTVGLAISVLVFLVGTPFYRHKVISGSPFTRMARVLVAAMKKRKLPVPYDPKELHELSLDEYATIAKVRIDHTPSMRNLDKAAVRSSSSNPWMLCTVTQVEETKQMIRMIPILVATFIPSTMLAQVQTLFIKQGTTLDRSMGPHFDIPPACLTAFVTLSMLMSLIIYDQYFVPLARRYTGNPRGITLLQRMGIGLVMHVIIMATASLTERKRLDVARDNSISASRGETIPLSIFILLPQFALMGVADTFVEVAKIEFFYDQAPEGMKSLGTSYYTSSMGIGNFLNSFLLQSVCDITKKNGKKGWISDNLNESHLDYFYGLYAALSLLNFLFFLIVTKFYVYNTDFGESEVCPDMARAQDEEGLKGCD, encoded by the exons ATGGGCTCACATGATCTTCAaccaaacaccaactccttccTCTCTATTACCAATATGAGCACAAGGGTAGCAGGGGATGGGTTGGGAGATGGCAGAGAGGATTACACACAAGATGGAACTGTAGATCTCAAGGGTCACCCAATCCTAAGATCAAAAGGAGGAAAATGGAAAGCATGTTCTTTCATTGTAG gaTATGAGGTGTTTGAGAGAATGGCATACTATGGAATTGCATCAAATCTAGTGTTGTATTTGACAAAGAAGCTCCATGAAGGGACAGTTTCATCTTCAAATAATGTGACCAACTGGGTTGGAACAGTGTGGATGACACCCATTATAGGAGCTTACATTGCTGATGCCCATCTTGGCAGATACTGGACTTTTGTCATCTCATCAGGCATTTACCTTGTG GGGATGTGTCTCCTAACCCTAGCAGTCTCACTACCAGCATTGAGG CAAGTGGGTATCTTCTATTGTGCATTATACTTAATTGCAGTTGGAGCTGGTGGAACCAAACCCAACATCTCAACCATGGGAGCAGACcaatttgattattttgagCCCAAAGAAAAAGTTCAAAAGCTATCCTTCTTCAACTGGTGGATGTTCAGTATCTTCTTTGGAACCCTATTAGCCAACACCTTCCTTGTGTACTTACAAGACAATGTGGGTTGGTCCATTGGCTATGCCATTCCCACAGTTGGGCTAGCAATTTCAGTCTTGGTGTTCTTAGTAGGCACTCCCTTCTACAGGCACAAGGTCATTTCAGGAAGTCCCTTCACTAGGATGGCTAGGGTACTAGTGGCTGCCATGAAAAAAAGGAAGTTACCTGTCCCATATGATCCCAAAGAACTTCATGAATTGAGCCTGGATGAGTATGCTACAATTGCCAAGGTTAGGATTGATCACACACCTTCAATGAG AAACCTTGATAAAGCAGCAGTAAGGAGCAGTTCTAGCAATCCATGGATGCTGTGTACAGTGACACAAGTTGAAGAAACCAAACAGATGATCAGAATGATCCCTATTTTGGTTGCTACATTTATACCAAGCACAATGCTAGCTCAGGTGCAAACATTGTTTATCAAACAAGGAACCACCTTAGATCGAAGCATGGGGCCACATTTCGATATCCCTCCGGCATGTCTCACCGCATTTGTAACGCTTTCGATGTTGATGAGCCTTATAATCTATGACCAATACTTTGTGCCATTAGCTAGGAGATACACAGGGAACCCTAGAGGGATTACATTGTTGCAGAGAATGGGAATTGGGCTTGTGATGCATGTAATTATAATGGCCACAGCATCACTAACTGAGAGGAAAAGATTGGATGTTGCAAGGGATAATAGCATTTCAGCTAGTAGAGGTGAAACAATCCCTCTTAGTATCTTCATACTACTCCCTCAATTTGCTTTAATGGGAGTAGCTGATACCTTTGTTGAAGTAGCAAAgattgaattcttctatgacCAAGCACCAGAAGGGATGAAGAGCCTTGGAACTTCCTATTACACAAGTAGTATGGGAATTGGAAACTTCCTTAatagttttcttcttcaaagtgTATGTGATATCACTAAGAAGAATGGCAAGAAAGGATGGATATCAGACAATTTAAATGAGTCTCATTTAGACTATTTCTATGGGTTATATGCTGCATTGAGCCTTCTcaacttccttttctttctgaTTGTTACCAAATTCTATGTCTACAATACTGATTTCGGCGAATCGGAGGTGTGTCCAGACATGGCTAGAGCTCAAGATGAAGAAGGTTTAAAAGGATGCGATTAG
- the LOC122657132 gene encoding protein NRT1/ PTR FAMILY 5.2-like, with the protein MAEEEGRGEFTEDGTVDLRGNPVLRSKRGGWTACSFIVVYEVFERMAYHGISSNLVVYLTKKLHQGTVASANNVTNWTGTVWMTPILGAYIADAHLGRYWTFVIASSIYISGMCLLTLAVSLPALRPPHCHQVDVNSCKHASPLQLGVFYSALYILAIGTGGTKPNISTIGADQFDNFHPKEKTHKLSFFNWWMFSIFFGTLFANTFLVYIQDNVGWTLGYGLPTIGLIISVLIFLAGTPFYRHKLPTGSPFTRMARVIVASLRKWRVPIPSDPKQLYELDLQEYASKGKFRIDSTNTLRLLNKASVRTASNSPWMLCSVTQVEETKQMLCMIPILIATFVPSTMLAQINTLFVKQGTTLDRSIGNFSIPPASLTAFVTISMLVCVVIYDRFFVKMMRRWTKNPRGITLLQRMGIGLLLHIIIMLIASLTERRRLSVAKQHGLVENGGTIPLSIFILLPQFILMGTADAFLEVAKIEFFYDQAPESMKSLGTSYAMTSLGIGNFLSSFLLSTVSSITKSDDGHKGWILNNLNASHLDYYYAFFAVLNILNFIFFAMVTKFYVYKADTSEQINGNA; encoded by the exons ATGGCTGAAGAAGAAGGGCGTGGTGAGTTCACAGAGGATGGAACTGTGGATCTCAGAGGAAACCCTGTTCTTAGATCCAAGAGAGGTGGTTGGACTGCTTGTTCCTTTATTGttg TGTATGAGGTGTTTGAGAGGATGGCTTACCATGGAATATCATCTAATCTGGTGGTCTACTTAACAAAGAAGCTTCACCAGGGAACCGTTGCCTCTGCCAACAACGTTACCAACTGGACCGGTACCGTATGGATGACTCCGATCCTCGGTGCCTACATCGCCGATGCCCATCTCGGCCGCTATTGGACCTTCGTCATTGCTTCTTCCATATATATCTCG GGTATGTGTTTGCTAACTCTGGCTGTTTCACTACCAGCACTGAGACCTCCTCATTGCCACCAAGTAGATGTTAATTCATGCAAACATGCTTCACCATTACAATTGGGTGTCTTCTACTCTGCACTTTACATATTAGCAATTGGAACTGGTGGAACAAAGCCCAACATCTCCACCATTGGTGCTGATCAATTTGATAATTTCCATCCAAAGGAGAAAACCCATAAACTCTCCTTCTTCAATTGGTGGATGTTTAGTATCTTCTTTGGTACACTCTTTGCTAATACCTTCCTTGTTTACATTCAAGACAATGTGGGCTGGACTCTTGGTTATGGGCTTCCAACAATTGGGCTTATAATATCTGTTTTGATCTTTCTTGCTGGTACACCATTCTATAGACACAAGTTACCCACTGGAAGTCCCTTCACTAGAATGGCCAGAGTCATTGTGGCTTCCTTAAGGAAATGGAGAGTACCTATCCCTTCTGATCCTAAACAACTTTATGAGCTTGATTTACAGGAATATGCTTCTAAAGGAAAGTTTAGGATTGATTCCACAAATACCTTAAG GTTACTCAACAAGGCCTCTGTGAGAACAGCTTCAAACTCTCCATGGATGCTATGCTCTGTTACCCAAGTGGAGGAGACAAAGCAGATGCTCTGTATGATCCCGATTCTTATCGCAACCTTCGTGCCAAGCACCATGCTTGCTCAAATCAATACTCTTTTTGTCAAGCAAGGTACAACCCTAGATAGAAGTATTGGGAATTTCTCTATTCCCCCTGCAAGCTTAACCGCATTCGTAACGATATCAATGCTTGTTTGTGTCGTGATTTATGATCGATTCTTCGTTAAAATGATGAGAAGATGGACTAAGAATCCAAGGGGGATTACACTTCTTCAGAGAATGGGGATTGGACTTCTTCTTCACATAATAATCATGCTAATTGCATCTCTAACTGAGAGAAGGAGACTAAGTGTGGCTAAACAACATGGTTTAGTAGAAAATGGAGGGACAATTCCACTATCCATATTCATTTTACTCCCTCAATTCATTCTTATGGGAACAGCAGATGCATTTTTAGAGGTTGCGAAGATCGAATTCTTCTACGATCAGGCGCCGGAGAGTATGAAGAGTTTGGGGACTTCTTATGCCATGACAAGTCTAGGGATAGGCAATTTCCTTAGCAGTTTCCTTCTTTCAACAGTTTCTAGCATTACAAAGAGTGATGATGGCCACAAAGGATGGATTCTAAATAATCTCAATGCCTCTCATTTAGACTACTACTATGCATTCTTTGCAGTACTAAACATACTAaatttcatcttctttgctATGGTGACCAAGTTTTATGTTTACAAAGCAGATACATCTGAACAAATCAATGGAAATGCTTAG
- the LOC122656349 gene encoding protein NRT1/ PTR FAMILY 5.2-like isoform X1: MGSHDLQPNTNSFLSITNMSTRVAGDGLGDGREDYTQDGTVDLKGHPILRSKGGKWKACSFIVGYEVFERMAYYGIASNLVLYLTKKLHEGTVSSSNNVTNWVGTVWMTPIIGAYIADAHLGRYWTFVISSGIYLVGMCLLTLAVSLPALRPPSCGLGVRDQESCNKHASSFQVGIFYCALYLIAVGAGGTKPNISTMGADQFDYFEPKEKVQKLSFFNWWMFSIFFGTLLANTFLVYLQDNVGWSIGYAIPTVGLAISVLVFLVGTPFYRHKVISGSPFTRMARVLVAAMKKRKLPVPYDPKELHELSLDEYATIAKVRIDHTPSMRNLDKAAVRSSSSNPWMLCTVTQVEETKQMIRMIPILVATFIPSTMLAQVQTLFIKQGTTLDRSMGPHFDIPPACLTAFVTLSMLMSLIIYDQYFVPLARRYTGNPRGITLLQRMGIGLVMHVIIMATASLTERKRLDVARDNSISASRGETIPLSIFILLPQFALMGVADTFVEVAKIEFFYDQAPEGMKSLGTSYYTSSMGIGNFLNSFLLQSVCDITKKNGKKGWISDNLNESHLDYFYGLYAALSLLNFLFFLIVTKFYVYNTDFGESEVCPDMARAQDEEGLKGCD, from the exons ATGGGCTCACATGATCTTCAaccaaacaccaactccttccTCTCTATTACCAATATGAGCACAAGGGTAGCAGGGGATGGGTTGGGAGATGGCAGAGAGGATTACACACAAGATGGAACTGTAGATCTCAAGGGTCACCCAATCCTAAGATCAAAAGGAGGAAAATGGAAAGCATGTTCTTTCATTGTAG gaTATGAGGTGTTTGAGAGAATGGCATACTATGGAATTGCATCAAATCTAGTGTTGTATTTGACAAAGAAGCTCCATGAAGGGACAGTTTCATCTTCAAATAATGTGACCAACTGGGTTGGAACAGTGTGGATGACACCCATTATAGGAGCTTACATTGCTGATGCCCATCTTGGCAGATACTGGACTTTTGTCATCTCATCAGGCATTTACCTTGTG GGGATGTGTCTCCTAACCCTAGCAGTCTCACTACCAGCATTGAGGCCACCATCATGTGGGCTAGGAGTGAGAGATCAAGAGAGTTGTAACAAGCATGCCTCATCCTTTCAAGTGGGTATCTTCTATTGTGCATTATACTTAATTGCAGTTGGAGCTGGTGGAACCAAACCCAACATCTCAACCATGGGAGCAGACcaatttgattattttgagCCCAAAGAAAAAGTTCAAAAGCTATCCTTCTTCAACTGGTGGATGTTCAGTATCTTCTTTGGAACCCTATTAGCCAACACCTTCCTTGTGTACTTACAAGACAATGTGGGTTGGTCCATTGGCTATGCCATTCCCACAGTTGGGCTAGCAATTTCAGTCTTGGTGTTCTTAGTAGGCACTCCCTTCTACAGGCACAAGGTCATTTCAGGAAGTCCCTTCACTAGGATGGCTAGGGTACTAGTGGCTGCCATGAAAAAAAGGAAGTTACCTGTCCCATATGATCCCAAAGAACTTCATGAATTGAGCCTGGATGAGTATGCTACAATTGCCAAGGTTAGGATTGATCACACACCTTCAATGAG AAACCTTGATAAAGCAGCAGTAAGGAGCAGTTCTAGCAATCCATGGATGCTGTGTACAGTGACACAAGTTGAAGAAACCAAACAGATGATCAGAATGATCCCTATTTTGGTTGCTACATTTATACCAAGCACAATGCTAGCTCAGGTGCAAACATTGTTTATCAAACAAGGAACCACCTTAGATCGAAGCATGGGGCCACATTTCGATATCCCTCCGGCATGTCTCACCGCATTTGTAACGCTTTCGATGTTGATGAGCCTTATAATCTATGACCAATACTTTGTGCCATTAGCTAGGAGATACACAGGGAACCCTAGAGGGATTACATTGTTGCAGAGAATGGGAATTGGGCTTGTGATGCATGTAATTATAATGGCCACAGCATCACTAACTGAGAGGAAAAGATTGGATGTTGCAAGGGATAATAGCATTTCAGCTAGTAGAGGTGAAACAATCCCTCTTAGTATCTTCATACTACTCCCTCAATTTGCTTTAATGGGAGTAGCTGATACCTTTGTTGAAGTAGCAAAgattgaattcttctatgacCAAGCACCAGAAGGGATGAAGAGCCTTGGAACTTCCTATTACACAAGTAGTATGGGAATTGGAAACTTCCTTAatagttttcttcttcaaagtgTATGTGATATCACTAAGAAGAATGGCAAGAAAGGATGGATATCAGACAATTTAAATGAGTCTCATTTAGACTATTTCTATGGGTTATATGCTGCATTGAGCCTTCTcaacttccttttctttctgaTTGTTACCAAATTCTATGTCTACAATACTGATTTCGGCGAATCGGAGGTGTGTCCAGACATGGCTAGAGCTCAAGATGAAGAAGGTTTAAAAGGATGCGATTAG